The region GCAGAAATGTTTGCGTCAGCTGCAATAAGTTCTCGTACGGTTGCGATATGCCCATATTCTGCTGCGAAATGAAGTGGGGTGGCGCCATGGTTGTCTGTCGCATTAACGTTTGCACCAGAAGCAATAAGGGTTTGCACGCAATTTAAATGGCCAAAGCTGGTAGTAACGATTAGTGGAGTTTCGCCGTTATTATTTGTAGCACTAATATTTGCACCAGCTGCAATAAGTTCTTGTACGCATGGAAGATGGCCGCTGTAAGCAGCCCAATGAAGTGGCGTTTCGCCGTCATTATTTGTTGCATCAACGTTTGCACCAAGCGTTATAAGTTCTTGCAAGCGTGCCAGATTGCCTGTTTGGGCTGCCGTAATAAGTTGGTCAGTGAGAAATTGTTGGGTTCTAGCATCAATAGTGGCACCAGCTGCGATAAGTGCTTGTGCGCATGCAGTACGGTCATGTTCTATTGCAACAAAAAGTGGGCTAAAGCCATTGCAAGCGCGATTAATATCCGAGCCAAGTTCAATAAGTCTGTTTACGTATGCGGTTTGTCCATGTTCTGCTGCAACATAAAGAGCTGTCCATCCGTTACTGTTTGGAGCATTAATATCTGCGCCAGCGCTAATTAGTTCTTGCAAGCGTACCAGATTGTTTGTTCGGGCAGCAGTAATAAGTTGGTCGGTGAGTCTTTGTTGAGTAGCAATGCTTATGGTACCACCAGCTGCTCTGATTCTTTCTGCGCAGGCGGTTTGGCCATGTTCAAGAGCAATAGACAATGCAGTAGAGCCATTGTAAGCGAGATTAACATTTGCGCCACATTCAATAAGTCTGTTTACGCATTCGATGTGACCATATCGAGCTGCAAGAGAAAGTGGCGTAAGGCCATTGCAAGCTAAATTCATGTTAGCACCAGCAGTAATAAGAGCTTGTACGCATGCGGCATGGCCATGTTGAGCTGCCAGATGAAGAGCGGTATAGCCGTCCCCGTTTGTGGTATAAAGAGGCCCGAAATGGCGTGCTTCTGCTATGCATGTGGCATGGCCGTATTGAGCAGCAGTATGGAGCGGGGTGTTGCCATTGTTGTCGATGATGCCTGTCAATGTGGTGTAATTTCTGAGTGCTTGCAAGCATGCGGTATAGCCATGGCGAGCTGCAACGTGAGCTGGCGTAATACCATGACGGTTTTGAATACGAATACTGGCGCCACGTTCAATAAGTAAGTGTATCAATGGAATATTGTGTTGTGCAACGGCTTCATGAAGCGCAGTGGTGTAGATGTTGGCGTTGATATCTGCGCCATATTCAAGAAGGACTTGGGCGCATGCGGTGGAATAGCGGTTGTAAGCTGTCCAGCACAGTGGTGTTCTTGGTTCGCCGTGGAAGCGGTAGTTGTTATAATGTGCTTGATTAAGAACTGCTTCAGGCTCCAATCCAATAAGTCGTTTCGCTTTCCACAACGTTAGGTTACCAAGAGCTTGCCTGAGTTGTTCAGGACTGTCTTGGTTAATAGCTTGGATAATGGGATTTCCTGCAGCGGGTAGTGCGTTGGCAGTTAAAGCCAAGGCAACAAAAAGTGAATAAGCAAGTTTTTTAAACATGATATAACCTCTCGAAATGATATAACCTCTTCAGATAGATTTTTGACTATCTACACTCTTAGTTTATAGAAATATTGTCAATTTGGCAAATGGGCAAGAAGTGCCATTTTTTGTGTTTTGAGGGGCTTTTTATTGCTCATTTCGCTCGTTTTTCAACATTTACTCATTGGTAACGGGGCCGTAGTTTTCTGCGTTGTTCTTATGATATTCTTGGGCAATTAACAGGCGACATAAACCTCTTGCGTAATAAAAAGCGGTGTGGTTATGTCTATCTCGGGCATCAAGAAGTGCGCCTTTTTTTAAAAGTAGGCGTAAGCAGGCAATGCTATTTCTTCGTGTTGCCAGATGGAGAGGTGTTGACTTGTTGTTGTCTTGAGCGTCAATATGTGCGGTGTTCTTGATGAGTATTTGTGCAAGTTGGTTATGATTATTGTTGGCAGCCCAGTGAAGCGGGGTAGCTCCTTGTGCGTCTTGAACATTAACTGTTGCATCAAGAGTTTTAAGTTTTTTTGCTTGCATAAGAATTTGTTGAGTGCATGCGATGTTGCCTTTTTTAGCTGCGTAGTGCAAAGGTGTTTGGTTATTCTTATCAAGAGTGTTAAGAGAAGCGCCATACATAATCAGTAATTCTGCGCAGCGTGGGTCTTTTTCTGGGTCAGTGGCTAAATGAAGAGTTGTTAGTTTGTTTCTGGTTTTAGCATTAACTTTAGCGCCATGTTCAAGAAGCTTTTGCATGCAAAGATGGTTATTGTTTTTAGTTGCCATGTGAAGCGGCATAAGGCCTGTGCATGGGCCAGATAGTGGCTTAAGGTTGGGGTTTGCGCCGCGTTCAAGCAATAAACTTAAAGTAGCTAGGTTGTTATTGTGAACGGCGTAATGAACGGGTGTTAAGCCGTCATTATCGCGTACATCAAGGGAGATATTTTCCTTTTTAAGAAGTTCTTGTACGCATTCGGTATGGTCGTTTTCAACCGCAAGAAGAAGGGCATTAAGGCCTTTGTCTTCTCCATGGTAAGCAACAATGTTGACGTTTGTTCGTGGGTGCGCAAGGAGCATTTTGAGTGCCTTAAGGTTTCCTTTTTTAGCTGCTCTATAAATGGCTTTAGTGCCATTATAGTACATATTATTAGGATCGTTGTTGGGATCTTTTAAAAACTTGGTGAGTTTTTTCAAAAATCTGCTTTCTGTTGCTGGTGGGGTGGCATCAATTTCTGCGATGGCAGAAGAAGATGCTGGCATGGCCTTGGCTGTTAGTGCCA is a window of Candidatus Babeliales bacterium DNA encoding:
- a CDS encoding ankyrin repeat domain-containing protein, which gives rise to MKIINKKLIGSFFIALALTAKAMPASSSAIAEIDATPPATESRFLKKLTKFLKDPNNDPNNMYYNGTKAIYRAAKKGNLKALKMLLAHPRTNVNIVAYHGEDKGLNALLLAVENDHTECVQELLKKENISLDVRDNDGLTPVHYAVHNNNLATLSLLLERGANPNLKPLSGPCTGLMPLHMATKNNNHLCMQKLLEHGAKVNAKTRNKLTTLHLATDPEKDPRCAELLIMYGASLNTLDKNNQTPLHYAAKKGNIACTQQILMQAKKLKTLDATVNVQDAQGATPLHWAANNNHNQLAQILIKNTAHIDAQDNNKSTPLHLATRRNSIACLRLLLKKGALLDARDRHNHTAFYYARGLCRLLIAQEYHKNNAENYGPVTNE
- a CDS encoding ankyrin repeat domain-containing protein, which produces MFKKLAYSLFVALALTANALPAAGNPIIQAINQDSPEQLRQALGNLTLWKAKRLIGLEPEAVLNQAHYNNYRFHGEPRTPLCWTAYNRYSTACAQVLLEYGADINANIYTTALHEAVAQHNIPLIHLLIERGASIRIQNRHGITPAHVAARHGYTACLQALRNYTTLTGIIDNNGNTPLHTAAQYGHATCIAEARHFGPLYTTNGDGYTALHLAAQHGHAACVQALITAGANMNLACNGLTPLSLAARYGHIECVNRLIECGANVNLAYNGSTALSIALEHGQTACAERIRAAGGTISIATQQRLTDQLITAARTNNLVRLQELISAGADINAPNSNGWTALYVAAEHGQTAYVNRLIELGSDINRACNGFSPLFVAIEHDRTACAQALIAAGATIDARTQQFLTDQLITAAQTGNLARLQELITLGANVDATNNDGETPLHWAAYSGHLPCVQELIAAGANISATNNNGETPLIVTTSFGHLNCVQTLIASGANVNATDNHGATPLHFAAEYGHIATVRELIAADANISAATTSGEFIGETPAANATRRGYRALARLLNDVQANGPQAATSIEKTDEDDCSICYEPFEEGSPCASLGCGHDFCPPCITQAADAQLNMYLPSTCPLCRAATEFTQQNREPQVIRTVCRPLLKRTCPGIGGNPTESIFVNPLDPNFTSPSPSFPGSSSSSSSSSSSAASSSSSREDWLAEMLAAGDLSDVAYQPIMALGDSPWNGSSSSSSSSRTSAKHSRNGNQINLDELD